The Vitis vinifera cultivar Pinot Noir 40024 chromosome 16, ASM3070453v1 DNA segment TAGGATAGATTATATAAGATTGCAATTGGAGTAGGACGCAGGATTGAATACTTACATGAAGGGTGTGACATGCAAATTCTacattttgatatcaagcctcacaatattcttttggatgaAGACTTTACTCcaaaagtttcagattttggCCTTGCTAAATTGTATTCAACATATGAAAGTATTGTGTCTCTCACTGTAGCTCGAGGAACCTTAGGATATATTGCTCCagagttgttttataaaaatattggagGTGTGTCGCATAAAgctgatgtttatagttttggaatgttaTTGATGGAAATAGTGGGAAAACGGAGACATGTGAGTGTACATGAAGAGAATCTAAATGAAATTTACTTCCCATCATGGATTTATGACAAAATCAAGCAGGGAAAAGCCATTGAAATTGGAGATGCCAAAGAAGAggatatgaaatatatattgaaGATGGTCATAGTTGCATTGTGGTGTGTGCAGATGAAGCCCATGGACCGTCCTTCCATGAGCAAAGCACTAGAGATGCTAGAAGGTGATGTTGAGCTCTTGCAAATGCCTCCTAAGCCTACTCTTTATTCTCATGAAATGTCAGCTGAGGATCGGGAGAACAATCCAGTTGA contains these protein-coding regions:
- the LOC109121550 gene encoding rust resistance kinase Lr10, translating into MQILHFDIKPHNILLDEDFTPKVSDFGLAKLYSTYESIVSLTVARGTLGYIAPELFYKNIGGVSHKADVYSFGMLLMEIVGKRRHVSVHEENLNEIYFPSWIYDKIKQGKAIEIGDAKEEDMKYILKMVIVALWCVQMKPMDRPSMSKALEMLEGDVELLQMPPKPTLYSHEMSAEDRENNPVDVSISSCNANITISLDGR